From the Drosophila willistoni isolate 14030-0811.24 unplaced genomic scaffold, UCI_dwil_1.1 Seg516, whole genome shotgun sequence genome, one window contains:
- the LOC124461517 gene encoding heterochromatin protein 1-like → MSLKRDASGSVSLIGHARVKTIKKEPANNKSTPNSIEPTISPVEYTVEKIIGKRFWNGRPQLLIKWFGYPEEESTWEPQENMGNCIELLTDFEAELHKKQMKQEAIIKTERLEASSASHKETH, encoded by the coding sequence atgtCTTTAAAAAGGGATGCCTCTGGATCCGTGAGTTTAATTGGCCACGCCAGAGTAAAGACGATTAAAAAAGAACCGGCTAACAACAAATCAACGCCCAATAGCATTGAGCCGACAATTTCACCGGTGGAATACACCGTAGAAAAGATCATTGGAAAGCGCTTTTGGAATGGGCGCCCACAGCTACTGATCAAGTGGTTTGGTTATCCTGAGGAGGAGAGCACTTGGGAGCCCCAAGAAAATATGGGCAATTGCATTGAACTTCTCACGGATTTTGAGGCGGAATtgcataaaaaacaaatgaagcAGGAGGCAATAATCAAAACCGAGCGCCTTGAAGCTTCATCGGCATCGCACAAAGAAACCCATTAA